A genome region from Dreissena polymorpha isolate Duluth1 chromosome 16, UMN_Dpol_1.0, whole genome shotgun sequence includes the following:
- the LOC127862615 gene encoding steroid 17-alpha-hydroxylase/17,20 lyase-like, with product MSDFCKQCLEWTQTYGPVLTLHLGPMKLVVVNKIDVALEVLVKKSTDFANRIVTPSVRVFTEGGKDIAFSNYTPTWKLHRKMSSKALRQLMQGPALEQRIHNAMVTVFAEMDKIVGKPFEPAEYITFAVGNILMGLCFGGSIEFGDNEVNFIIKAEDELLEKISFVPEDIFPPLEYLFKSKAFKLFEDFTQTILALIKKRYSAELATYKPGVQRHLADHLILARQEAEKEEDPEVLASLTETHITQTLADIFFAGIDTSRLTLRFAILHMIANPKIQQKVQQEIDRVVGQDRLPCLSDRPDLAYTEAVLHESMRLSTVAPTGVFHNTLCDTSIGDYKLPKGTPVAINHWALHHDPEAWDDVDAFIPKRFLDEDGKLGPKPKSWLPFSAGKRVCLGEFVAKPELHLLFACLMQRYTWDMEEGKTPDIAPIASMFAMYPKAQDVVIKRRF from the exons GCCCAATGAAGCTTGTTGTCGTGAACAAGATCGATGTCGCGCTAGAGGTTCTTGTGAAGAAATCGACAGACTTTGCCAACCGTATAGTTACCCCATCAG tcAGAGTATTCACAGAAGGAGGCAAGGACATCGCGTTCAGTAACTATACGCCCACCTGGAAATTGCACAGGAAAATGTCGTCGAAAGCTCTCAG ACAACTGATGCAGGGCCCCGCACTCGAACAGAGGATTCACAATGCAATGGTTACCGTTTTCGCTGAGATGGACAAAATAGTAGGCAAGCCGTTCGAACCAGCCGAGTACATCACTTTCGCCGTAGGCAACATACTGATGGGATTATGTTTTGGGGGCAG CATCGAATTTGGAGACAATGaagttaattttataataaaagcaGAAGACGAACTACTTGAGAAGATTAGCTTTGTCCCTGAAGACATTTTCCCGCCGTTAGAATACTTGTTCAAGTCAAAAGCATTCAAACTCTTTGAGGATTTTACACAGACGATTTTAGCGTTAATTAAAAAACGCTATAGTGCGGAGCTGGCTACATACAAGCCCG GTGTACAACGCCACCTAGCGGACCATCTGATTCTCGCTCGCCAGGAGGCGGAGAAGGAGGAGGATCCGGAAGTGCTGGCGTCCCTAACCGAGACTCATATCACACAGACGCTTGCTGATATTTTCTTCG CTGGTATCGACACCTCCCGTTTGACTCTACGTTTTGCAATTCTTCACATGATCGCAAATCCGAAAATACAGCAGAAAGTGCAACAGGAAATTGACCGGGTCGTGG GGCAAGACAGGCTGCCGTGTCTGAGTGATAGGCCGGATCTGGCTTATACAGAAGCTGTTCTGCACGAGAGCATGCGTCTGTCAACCGTAGCTCCTACAGGAGTCTTCCACAATACCCTTTGTGATACGTCAATAG GCGATTATAAGCTGCCCAAGGGTACCCCTGTAGCGATAAACCACTGGGCGCTGCATCACGACCCAGAGGCATGGGACGACGTCGACGCTTTCATCCCGAAGAGGTTTCTAGACGAAGACGGCAAACTGGGACCGAAACCCAAGAGCTGGCTCCCGTTCTCGGCGGGGAAGCGTGTCTGTCTAGGTGAGTTCGTGGCAAAACCGGAACTGCACCTTCTGTTTGCGTGCCTCATGCAGCGCTACACGTGGGACATGGAAGAGGGCAAGACCCCAGACATCGCACCCATAGCGTCGATGTTTGCTATGTATCCGAAAGCGCAAGATGTCGTCATTAAGAGACGATTTTGA